Genomic window (Mus caroli chromosome 14, CAROLI_EIJ_v1.1, whole genome shotgun sequence):
AATAAAGCACATTTAGCCCCTTTCTCAAGATATCTTCCTTTAGAAGGACTTCAAAACTGTGTTTTAATTTACCAGCCAGTTAGGATCAACACTGGGCAGAGTTGAATGTCGCTCGGTCTTCACCCGAAATAAACACTGAGATCACTGTAACCTAGCCTTTGTATCTCAGTTACAGGCAGGCAGGCCTTCTGAAGACATCAGTATTACGCCGCTGGTTTGGAATCATCACGTGGTGTCAGACTTGCCTGTTCCTAACGGGGCCAGGGCGCCcgggttctctcctcccatctttgtCGGAAGGTTTTGCTGGCAGCTTGGCAATTAACTTTAGATTTAACTTGGTGAAGAGGCCGAGTCAGgattacatttcattttcttgtatGTGACAGGTATCTTTGTGTTGCATATAATACTTTTGTTGAGCATTTCCTCCTAAATCCTGCACTTTCTTCAGATATTTGAGTCTATTTTATCATTCATGTAGAACAACACTGTAGGTCACCTAGTAGTGAAATAGAAGTTACTTCTAAATGTTCGTGATGCTAACagaattttattgtgtttctGACCACAATTTAGCTTGCATGTATTTAAggtattttaaaaccatttttttgtggggggagcagcatagtgtgtgtgtgtgtgtgtgtgtgtgtgtgtgtgtgtgtgtgtgtgtatgtgtaagtcagaggacagcttgcaggcattggttctctcttccatcacGTGAATTCCAGAGATGGAATCAAGTCCTCAGGCTCTCAGCACACACTTTTCCCCTCTGAGCTATGTTGTTAGCTGTCTGCCCACCCTGTTTGGGGGCGTGACCTAATTCTGTCACCTTATCTATCTTGAAATTTTGTAGCCAGGTCACAAACTCTGAGGGATAcctttgaagattttattttttaatggcatttaaatattaaaaccaaaCTGAAACGACAACAAAAAAGCCCTCAAACTATTTTGGACCCTAAGATACTGACTTTCTGTTTGTCTTCCACAACAAAATTAAATGGAAACAGTAATTTGAACATGCTACTAAAAATCGttatcatttttttcctgaaggtTGTTAGAGCAGAGAAAATGAGTGAGTAAAAGGTATTTCCTAAGGAATACAACctgtccttccccctcctcttcctccttcccttcctcttctttcttcctcttcttcttcccctcaaCCCcccttttagagacagggtctcactgtgacagctctagctgtcctggaactcactatgtagaccaggctacctgcctctgccttccaagtgttgggattaaagaggAGTACCACAAAGCCTAGCAacatccttttcctttttttaaatttaagctaGATCAAAACTAGGCATGTAGTTCATGGGTAGAATGTTGGCTTGGCGTGCATGAGTCCCTGTGCTCaacacacatgaaactaaagTAAACCAAATGTATGTTTTCACAAGAGCAACAGAACTACTAACCACAGCAATAGCCACAGAATTCTGTTTTCTACTCTTCTTCACAAAATTTTCACTCTTCCTCAATAAAACTTCTCTCATTCTTCGAGTATAAATTTATAACTTCATTTTTGgaaactgtattagtcagggttttctaggGTCACAGAATGTCTTTCTATATTGAGGTAATTTATTATGATGActttacagtctgtagtccaactccccaacaaccCTTAGCTGTGAAtcggaagtccaagaatctagtagttgctaaTCTAATAGTCCCAAGAGGCTAGtcttgtttcagctggtcttctgtagaagtaggttccaacagatgtgctggcaagtaaatgcaagcagagACTCCTTCTTCCCGTgttcttatgtaggtctccagcagaaggtgtggaccagattaaaggtgtgtgccaccacgcctggatctgggacttgtttggtcccaggctgaccctgaactcagaaatctccttgccttagtcttctgggattaaaggcagatactaccttgcctgggcctaaacttttcatagccactatgcctcaagatatCTGTGCCAAGATTCaagtcagaaacttgtgtcttctagtctcaagatctggatcacaggtgggccctccaattctggattgtagtttattccagatctagtcaagttgacaaccaggagtaGCCATTACAGAAACCTTATCAGATAATATTACTTGTCTATCTCTGATTCGGataagttttctttcatttccttgctttttctagtgctTTCAGTATTGTATAATTTTAAGTGACTAGACTGGGCATCCACATCTTATACTGTATCTTACAGGAAAGACTCTCAGTGTCTTCCCATTCACTAGAATACTAGTTACAGACTCTTCACCAATGGTCTTGGATAACTTTCCTTATATAATTAAACTGTCAACAGATTCTATTAAGAAAGGATGTTGAATAATGACAGATGACTCGATGTTATGAATCAGTTGATATAATcatgtgtgttttcttgtctgtCAAAGCGATACACCTTacattgacatatatatatatatatatatatatatatatacatatatatacacacacatatatatatatgtgtgtgtgtgtgtatatatatatatatatatatatatatatatatatatatatatatatatatacttatgatATAAGCTAGCTGTGTATGCCAGAAATAAAACACCCACATTCTTGAGAGTTAAGACTAATAATGAACTTCAGTGTTTGGGAAGGTAATTACGACGATGGTTGCTTTGGATTATTTGTGGTACTTGGACCACATAGTTCATAGTGGCTTGAGTCTTATTAGCATCATGATACCAGCAAGCGTGATACAGGATTTTCTTTCTACAGTTAAAAAGATGCACAGATGTTAACGGTCCTTTAAAAAGAACATGTTCGGAAGAGAAGCTTATGCTCTGTCTATAGGCTCTTAGGAGCATCGGAATGCTAATTGCTCAAATACGAAAGCATTTATGGTATCCTATACAGAAAATATGCCTTACTTATGTATGATTAACACCTTTCTTCCAAGCATTGGCATCTCTTTCAGTCAGTAAAGGCTCATCCAAGGTAACCAAACCATTGCTCTGCTCACTTATGGCCACTTCCTAGGTGGCCATAGCAGGTCCCTACAGTTTATGTCCTTCCCTGGAATGTCTCTCCACTAGGAGAAAACAGTACTTAtagattctctggagctgtctAGCTAGGAGAATTCAAACTCGTGTCTTTGGTAGAACTTAAACTTGAGTTGAGTGCTTGAGTTGACAGGATCTTGAACTATGTTTTGGTGTGCAGGCTGCCAGGGTTTGCATCCTGGCCTGGCTAGTAGCCAAGCCCTAAGACCACAACTTCTCTCCCCTTACTTGTCAGATGGGGACAATTATAGTGCCCACTTTACACAGTTGTGGGGATTAAGTGAGCTGAAACTCTTAGCACATAGAACAATGGTGTAGTTATAGAGAGCGTTAAGCATGGGCTGTTATTATTGGTGAGATCTGGAGGGAGATatggggactgaatccagggctttcTGTATGTTACAGAAGTGCTCTACAATGGAGCTACATTCTCATCCCATGActaaagccttaaaaaaaaaaaaacaaaattaacatttttggGAGGTCTTACACCAgagcccaggttgtcctggaattcactatgtagtccaggttacCCACAAATTTGGGCACTCTTGTCTtggtctcctgagtactggaataaGATATCATCTCAGCTCTtgacttaaaacttttttttttcttcaagttatAGGTATATAACAGAAACTAGAgtaacaaggtctcactatatagccttcactggcatggaactcattgtatagaccaggtcggccttaaactcagagatctgtttgcctctgcctccccagtgctaggactaaaggactgtgccaccatgcccagctggcttGAATCTGTTTGAAACCTTTCTTTTGAAAGGAATTTCTCCTCCCAATCAAAACCCAGTGGGATGCTGGGTTATCAGAAGGAACACGTGCATCCCATGAGGCCCTTTCTACACGGCTTTCCTTTTCCAACTTTGCATAAGGCTTTCGTGTGCTTTACTTTTTAGCTGTATCATCAAAGTGATAGCAGGCTTTGCCTTGGCCAAGGGATGACAAACTGCCATTTGCCATGTAAAACTTTGACTTAAGGCAACGTTTTGGGGTCTAAGGGACATGCTCTTTCTCACGACAGTCCAGAGAAACGTCTTTCTGTCCATCTACATCCTTCTGCAGCTTTAGTCCATTAGGGCAGCTTCTAGTGTCTATTAGAAAAACTGCTGAAAGAGCATGTCCAATATGCATTTCAGAAAGTGGTGAGTCACTTGCAACAAAAGCTGCTGGGGGTTATGTCCACAGATGCAGGTGACTTCCAGATAGTGCAAGACAagagatctttctttcttcttcttcttcttcttcttcttcttcttcttcttcttcttcttcttcttcttcttcttcttcttcttcttcttcttcttcttcttcttNctttcttcttcttcttcttcttcttcttcttcttcttcttcttcttcttcttcttcttcttcttcttcttcttcttcttcttcttcttcttcttctttttgaaatacaggtctccctatgtagcctgAATGACCTAGAACTTAaggtccccctgcctctacctcctcagagctggggttacaagttatgccaccatacccagtgaAATGATTAAATGATTAAATCTGTAAAATACTCAAATGGCTTCAGTTGTACAGGTATTAACATACTGAGACACAACAcagttttatgtttttcaaaatgaCTTATCATCTATTACTTCCAGAATTTGTGAGCACATACTTTTTACCTAGCAGGGAACTCTCTTATTAGGAAGTGGACAGGCTGGTGAAGGCTTGTAATTACAGCACTCCAGAACCTAAAGGCGGGGTACAGTGAGTTGAAGGTTACCCTTCCATCTCTATTGAGACCCtcatctcatttttttaaaaaaatcaaaataatgtgAATTTCACCTGTTTTGTAGGGGACATGTATGAGGTGGCACGTGTGACAGTTTGGTACAGACCAGATAAACGATGCCAAGATGTCATATCTATCAACATCAACAGTATATAGGTGACATTCAAACTTTTAATGTACAGAATGAGGGGTGCTAAGCTGCTGGTaacagttttggttttctgtttgttgggTGTTAAGCTTCAGAAATGAAATTGGTGATTTCCCGAGTCAGAGGTCTATCTTCTGATCAATCTGTATCCCCGAAACTTAAATTAGAACGGAAACAAACCACTCTCAACCCCTTTCACCTCCGCTTAAAAAATTTCCTGGGTGAGATTTACATTCTTGGTTAGAAGCAAAGCCCTGCTTTGAGAGGTTTTTGACATGTAATACTTCCGAGGCAGCTAACAGAAAATTGTCTCCAAGCAAACCTACCTAAATCCATTAAATCtagttttagtttaaaaaaagggggggggcggcACTTTAGCAGTCTTTTTGCTTTTCTAGCCCTAAAAGGCGTTCTTTACAAATTTCCTTTAAATTCCACTAAACCCAAGCCCTAACCTTTTACCTCTCTAAGGGCCACAGCAAGGACACAAAGACAATAAATGGCTGGAGGGAAGCTCCACCTGTTGGTTGGTTAGCTGGTGGGGCTGGCTGGCTTCTTCCCACCCGATAAGGAGGGACAGCAAGGACCACTCCCTTTTGTAAGAGCCTTCCCTTGGAGGGGCTTGGGAGATTCCCTGCAAACATCCGTGCCATATGCTAGCAGTCTCGCCCCTGCCCGTCAAAGGGCGAGGGACCGCGTGGCAACTACCACCGCTCTGCACAAAAGGTACCACTGCTGTGGGGGAAGACACCCGACTCCATCGGGGCATCCCCGGAAGGGGCGAGGGTGGTGCGGGTCGAGGGGGAGCCCAAGTTGCTgcttggagaaggaggaggaggagggctccGCCACGCGCCGAGGAAGAAAGCCTGACTCATGTCGTGGCAGCAGCGGAGGGCTCCTGGGAGCTGCAACTCGTGATGCTGCTGTTGCTGAGGAGAAAAGCCTCATTACCCGTTCCGCAGGCCGGGGCGGGGTAGCCACCGCCCCAGGGCGCGCACACCCGAGACCTAGCGCTCCGCACCCGCCTAGCCGCCGGGGTCCGCGTGGGAGACAGCAGGGAACACGCCTAACCTGCGCGCACGCGCGCGGCGTGGTTTCCCCCCCNccccagccccaccccagcctctccaCGCGACCCGGATTCGCTCGCTCGCGCGCCCgagtgccccaccccccaccgcccTCCGGCGTCGGCGACTCCGCCGGCCTTCGGCAATTTCCGTGAGAGACGGAGCCGAGAGCTCGGCGCGGACCGAAGACAGGCCACCTCCCCTGGTCAGACCCGGCTTTATGTCTGCAGCGCCGGCGCGCACGCGCAGACgccatcttccctcctctcctccgcGACCCCTCCCCCccgccacctcctcctcctcctccttctcctcctcggTCAGAGCTCGACCCTCCTCCTCTCGCGCTGGGGCGCTGGTCCCTCCTCTCTTGATGCCGCGAGAGACCAGGGGATACGGAGCAGCCCGAGAAGAGCACTAGTAACAACCATCACAGCCCCCTCCTCGCCCGACGCCCTCCCACTCCCCCGCCCCGCGCCGCCACCGACCAACCCCACCTCTCATTTCTTTGAACGGCGTCGGCTGCAGCCGCTGCACCAGCCCCGTCTGGCCGCCACCGCCGCGAAAAGGAGCCACCGCCGCCCGcggccccctccctccttctctccctccctcccggtCGCGGGAGCAGCTCGGTGCCGAGCCAGCCGGCGGGCCGAGAAGAGGACGCGAGCTCGCCCCTCCGCTCCCGCGCACGTCCCGCCGCCCGCCGGAGCAGCCCGGGCGCCGGCGCCCTTCCTCTCCGAGGACGTGTGCCGAGCCGAGCGCCTGCCCCGAGGGAGGAAAATGCTCGGGCTCCATGGCTGCCAGTGATGGAGCGGTCCCTGGGCTcccgctgctgctgccgccaccgccgccgcgcCCCGGCCGCGCTCCGCGAGGATCCGGCGTCTCTGCGCGCCCGCCCGCGCCTCGTTGCTGGGCTCACCGTACCGGGCGCCCCGCCGCCGCCCCGCTCGCAGCCGCACCGCCCGGGCCCCAGCCGCGGCCAGCCTTTCCTCCCGGAGCAGCCGTCGCGAGCCCAGGGGGTTTGAGAGGGGCCGCGGGCCGCGGGGGGAGGCCCGAGCGGGGCCGGCCGCGCCGGCAGGGGAGGTTGGAGCGACGCTGAGCTCAGGGCTCGCCGGCGGCCGCGGCGCCGGGGGTGGCGAGGGCCGGGGCGACCGCTCGCTCCGCGCTGCCTCGGTGCAGGACGAGCGGAGGGGCTTTGCAGCGGCCGTCGCCGCGGGAGGAGGGGGTTGAGCTGGCTCCGGAGTTGGCCAAAGAAGGTGGGCATTTCTCGCTTCTCCtcgcctcccccgccccctcctgGGCTCCCCTCCCTCCCGCCCCGCACCCCACGTGAAGCGGAATATAAAGGGGGGTGTGTGACTGGAGGGGAAAGTGAATGGCGAAGGACTGAAGGGGTCCCCCTTCGGTTCCCCAGCCACCTGGTTCACCCGGTTCATCCTCCCTTCCCGAAGCTAGCCCTCGAAGGCACGAGCAGCCGGCGCCTtcggcagaggaggaggaggaggaggaggagggatcgCGTCGGGCGGAGCTTCAGGTCCTGTTCGCCTCTCCGGCTTCTCCATACAAAGATTACGGTGCAGAAGGAAATTGCTCTTGCCTTCTCCGCCCCCCGGTACCCAGCACAATGCACCAGCCGCCGGAGTCCACCGCCGCGGCGGCCGCTGCTGCAGACATTAGTGCTAGGAAGATGGCGCACCCGGCAATGTTCCCTCGAAGGGGCAGCGGTGGTGGCAGCGCCTCTGCTCTCAATGCAGCAGGTACGGGCGTCAGTGGTGCTGCTCCATCTTCTGAAGATTTTCCTCCTCCTTCGCTGCTCCAGCCGCCGCCTCCTGCTGCATCTTCCACGCAGGGACCACAGCCTCCGCCTCCACAAAGCCTGAACCTCCTCTCGCAGGCTCAGCTGCAGGGACAGCCTCTTGCGCCAGGAGGAACtcagatgaaaaagaaaagtggCTTCCAGATAACTAGCGTTACTCCGGCTCAGATCTCTGCCAGCATCAGCTCTAACAACAGCATCGCGGAGGACACCGAGAGCTACGACGATCTGGATGAGTCGCACACGGAAGATCTCTCTTCTTCCGAGATCCTCGACGTCTCCCTTTCCAGGGCCACTGACTTAGGTGAGCCTGAACGCAGCTCCTCAGAGGAGACTCTGAATAACTTCCAGGAAGCTGAGACACCTGGGGCAGTCTCTCCTAACCAGCCCCACCTTCCTCAGCCTCATTTGCCTCACCTTCCACAACAGAACGTTGTGATCAATGGGAATGCCCATCCccaccacctccatcaccaccatcaccctcATCATGGGCACCACCTTCACCATGGGCACCATCATTCATCACATGCTGCTGTGGCCGGTCCATCCATTCCCGGAGGGCCACCCTCGAGCCCAGTGTCCAGGAAACTCTCTACAACTGGAAGTTCTGATGGTGGTGTGCCAGTCGCACCTCCTCCTGCTGTACCATCGAGTGGCTTACCAGCATCAGTGATGACGAACATCCGTACTCCAAGTACTACAGGCAGCCTAGGTATAAATTCGGTTACTGGCACGAGTGCGACGAATAATGTTAACATTGCTGCTGTGGGTAGTTTCAGTCCCAGTGTGACGAACAGCGTGCATGGTAATGCTAATATAAATACAAGCAATATCCCTAATGCTGCTAGCATAAGTGGTGGGCCTGGAGTTACCAGTGGTGTAAATTCGAGTATCTTGAGTGGCATGGGCAATGGTACCGTTTCTTCCTCTCCTGTTGCTAATAGTGTCCTTAATGCAGCTGCAGGTATCACTGTGGGAGTGGTTTccagtcagcagcagcagcagcaaccaacAGTTAACACATCGAGGTTCAGGGTTGTGAAGTTAGACTCTACTTCTGAACCCTTTAAAAAAGGTCGATGGACTTGCACTGAATTCTATGAGAAGGACAACGCTGTGCCAGCTACAGAAGGCGTGGCCATCAATAAAGTGGTGGAGACGGTGAAGCAAACCCCCACCGAAGCATCGTCCTCGGAGAGGGAGAGCACTAGTGGGAGTTCCGTGAGCAGTAGTGTGAGCACACTGAGTCACTACACGGAGAGTGTGGGAAGTGGAGAGATGATGGGAGCCCCGGCTGTGGTGGCGCCGCAGCAGCCGCCGCTACCACCAGCGCCTCCGGGTCTTCAAGGTGTGGCCCTCCAACAGCTAGAGTTCAGTAGCCCTGCTCCACAGAGTATTTCTCAGTCACAGATGTCACAAGTACAGTTACAGCCTCAAGAGTTGAGCTTTCAGCAGAAGCAGACTCTTCAGCCTGTCCCTCTGCAAGCCACCATGAGTGCCGCAACTGGTATCCAGCCTTCCCCTGTCAGCGTGGTCGGCGTCACGGCGGCTATAGGTCAGCAGCCTTCCGTTTCCAGCCTGGCTCAACCGCAGCTGCCGTATTCTCAGACAGCTCCTCCCGTGCAAACTCCTCTTCCAGGGGCACCACCCCAGCAGTTACAATACGGGCAGCAGCAACCAATGGTTCCTGCGCAGATAGCCCCAGGCCATGGCCAGCCAGTGACTCAGAATGCAACTTCAGAGTATGTgcagccgcagcagcagcagccaatgTTTCAAGCAGCAATGTCCTCTGGGCAGTCCAGTTCCACGGGCACGGGGGCAGGAATATCGGTAATTCCTGTGGCTCAGGCACAGGGGATCCAGCTGCCAGGGCAGCCCACAGCAGTACAAACACAACCTGCAGGGGCACCTGGGCAGCCCATTGGCCAGGCTCAAACAGCAGTGTCCACTGTACCAACTGGCGGTCAGATTGCAAATATCGGTCAACAGGCAAACATACCCAGTGCAGTACAGCAGCCCTCTACCCAAGTTACACCTTCAGTTATTCCGCAAGGTGCTCCTCCATCTTCACAAGTAGTCCTACCTGCTCCAACCGGGATCATTCATCAGGGAGTTCAAACCAGTGCTTCAAGCCTTCCACAACAATTGGTCATTGCACCCCAGAGTACCTTGGTAACTGTGCCTCCCCAGCCACAGGGAATAGAAACCGTGGCCCAAGGGGTTGTTCCCCAGCAGTTGCCCACAGGtagccctctgccctctgctagCACTATTTCTGTTACAAATCAGGTTAGTTCAGCCGCTCCTTCtggaatgccttctgtcccaaCAAACTTAGTTCCACCACAGAATATAGCACAACCCCCAGCCACCCAAAATGGCAGTTTGGTTCAAAGTGTTAGTCAATCTCCCTTGATAGCCACTAACGTAAGTTTGCCTTTGGCACAACAGATACCACTAAGTTCTACTCAGTTCTCTACACAATCATTAGCTCAGGCCATTGGAAGCCAAATGGAAGATGCCAGGCGCCCAGCGGAGCCCTCCTTAGGCGGCTTACCTCAGACTATGAGTGGTGACAGTGGGGGAATGTCAGCAGTTTCAGATGGGAGTAGCAGCAGCCTAGCAGcccctgcttctctcttcccGTTGAAGGTGCTACCGCTGACAACACCCCTGGTGGATGGCGAGGACGAGAGGTAAGATCACGTGCTTCTGCAGCCATCGGGCAGTTCCAGGTTAATCTCTCAAGTAGCGATATGTGTGGGTGCAGTTAGTCTgaagatatatacacacatctatacatatgtatatatacctacaCCTTTTCGTTTGCATGTGAGAAGTGCATATTCATGGTAAGTTTCCCAGAGGAAGAATGTCACGGAATGGTTTGAGTGGTTGGGAGGCAGACTAGGTTATGACAATAATGTTCACGGTAGTTATAAAGTGAATATGACAAATAGACTTGGGGCTACCAGGTAGCTTTTATTAGTTATAAAGTGCTTTTGAGAGGATTATGAAAAGCGGCTTACATTTTGTTATCCCACGAAATAGTTAAAGCTATTCTTTGGAGCTACTAAAATCTTGATGGTGATTTCTTGTTGGGGGTGTGGTTCCCA
Coding sequences:
- the Tsc22d1 gene encoding TSC22 domain family protein 1 isoform X1, which translates into the protein MHQPPESTAAAAAAADISARKMAHPAMFPRRGSGGGSASALNAAGTGVSGAAPSSEDFPPPSLLQPPPPAASSTQGPQPPPPQSLNLLSQAQLQGQPLAPGGTQMKKKSGFQITSVTPAQISASISSNNSIAEDTESYDDLDESHTEDLSSSEILDVSLSRATDLGEPERSSSEETLNNFQEAETPGAVSPNQPHLPQPHLPHLPQQNVVINGNAHPHHLHHHHHPHHGHHLHHGHHHSSHAAVAGPSIPGGPPSSPVSRKLSTTGSSDGGVPVAPPPAVPSSGLPASVMTNIRTPSTTGSLGINSVTGTSATNNVNIAAVGSFSPSVTNSVHGNANINTSNIPNAASISGGPGVTSGVNSSILSGMGNGTVSSSPVANSVLNAAAGITVGVVSSQQQQQQPTVNTSRFRVVKLDSTSEPFKKGRWTCTEFYEKDNAVPATEGVAINKVVETVKQTPTEASSSERESTSGSSVSSSVSTLSHYTESVGSGEMMGAPAVVAPQQPPLPPAPPGLQGVALQQLEFSSPAPQSISQSQMSQVQLQPQELSFQQKQTLQPVPLQATMSAATGIQPSPVSVVGVTAAIGQQPSVSSLAQPQLPYSQTAPPVQTPLPGAPPQQLQYGQQQPMVPAQIAPGHGQPVTQNATSEYVQPQQQQPMFQAAMSSGQSSSTGTGAGISVIPVAQAQGIQLPGQPTAVQTQPAGAPGQPIGQAQTAVSTVPTGGQIANIGQQANIPSAVQQPSTQVTPSVIPQGAPPSSQVVLPAPTGIIHQGVQTSASSLPQQLVIAPQSTLVTVPPQPQGIETVAQGVVPQQLPTGSPLPSASTISVTNQVSSAAPSGMPSVPTNLVPPQNIAQPPATQNGSLVQSVSQSPLIATNVSLPLAQQIPLSSTQFSTQSLAQAIGSQMEDARRPAEPSLGGLPQTMSGDSGGMSAVSDGSSSSLAAPASLFPLKVLPLTTPLVDGEDESSGASVVAIDNKIEQAMDLVKSHLMYAVREEVEVLKEQIKELIEKNSQLEQENNLLKTLASPEQLAQFQAQLQTGSPPATTQPQGTTQPPAQPASQGSGSTA